The following coding sequences lie in one Arachis hypogaea cultivar Tifrunner chromosome 4, arahy.Tifrunner.gnm2.J5K5, whole genome shotgun sequence genomic window:
- the LOC112796466 gene encoding galactan beta-1,4-galactosyltransferase GALS3, with protein MAKEREKKLFVGVLGNYASELKLLLTTLLLLCAVATFLQFIPSRFTISASDLRFCISRVQSSPPPPSLSPPLTTTSSSSVSHLSTHEESKITLPPSPRPSPSPPPLTVEEDKVLENGIIKRAFNPYGSAAYNFITMGAYRGGLNTFAIIGLASKPLHLYSKPTYECQWLSSSPSQTPITTVGYKILPDWGYGRVYTVVIVNCTFSTSVNAGNTGGKLVLHASTSGGGDTNFNITDTIDVLNESPNSLDLSVFTSPPKYDYFYCGSSLYGNLNPQRVREWIAYHVKFFGPKSHFVIHDAGGVHEQVLEVLKPWMELGYVTLQDIRDQERFDGYYHNQFMVVNDCLHRYKFMAKWMFFFDVDEYIYVPPKSTIKSVLDSLSEYSQFTIEQMPMSSKICLSSDYGKTYRKWGFEKLVYKDSKKGIRRDRKYAVQPRSLYATGVHMSQNLAGKTTHKTEGKIMYYHYHGTIAEKRESCKMLVNSTQLTYEKTPYVLDTTMRDIAGVIKKFELKMIGSRLQKNRQ; from the exons ATggcaaaagaaagggaaaaaaagcTGTTTGTTGGAGTACTTGGGAACTATGCATCAGAGCTCAAACTTCTTCTCACAACGCTGCTTTTGTTGTGTGCAGTTGCAACTTTTCTTCAGTTCATCCCTTCACGTTTTACTATTTCTGCTTCCGATCTACGCTTCTGCATCTCAAGGGTGCAATCTTCGCCACCACCACCTTCACTTTCACCACCACTGACAACCACTTCATCATCCTCAGTTTCACACCTTTCAACACACGAAGAAAGCAAAATCACACTGCCACCATCACCTCGACCATCACCGTCTCCGCCACCACTAACGGTGGAAGAAGATAAAGTCCTCGAAAATGGCATAATAAAACGTGCCTTCAATCCTTATGGTTCTGCGGCATATAACTTTATCACCATGGGAGCATACAGGGGAGGCCTCAACACTTTCGCTATTATCGGTCTAGCTTCAAAGCCTCTTCATCTTTATTCCAAACCAACCTATGAGTGTCAATggctctcttcttctccttctcagaCACCAATCACTACTGTGGGTTACAAAATCCTGCCAGACTGGGGTTACGGGAGAGTTTACACTGTAGTTATTGTCAACTGCACATTTTCAACTTCTGTTAATGCTGGTAACACTGGTGGAAAGTTAGTCCTTCATGCCTCAACAAGTGGTGGAGGCGATACTAACTTTAACATAACAGATACAATAGATGTACTCAATGAATCTCCAAATTCATTGGACCTTTCAGTTTTCACCTCTCCGCCAAAGTACGATTATTTCTATTGTGGTTCCTCCTTGTACGGAAATCTTAACCCACAGCGCGTGCGCGAGTGGATCGCTTACCACGTGAAATTCTTTGGTCCGAAGTCACATTTTGTGATCCATGACGCAGGTGGTGTTCATGAGCAGGTTCTCGAAGTTTTGAAACCTTGGATGGAGCTTGGGTATGTAACCTTACAGGACATAAGGGATCAAGAGAGGTTTGATGGTTACTATCATAACCAGTTCATGGTGGTGAATGATTGCTTGCATAGATATAAATTCATGGCGAAGTGGATGTTCTTCTTTGATGTTGATGAGTACATATATGTTCCGCCCAAGAGTACTATTAAGTCTGTGTTGGATTCACTTTCTGAGTACTCTCAGTTTACCATTGAACAGATGCCTATGAGTTCCAAGATTTGCCTGTCTTCTGATTATGGGAAAACTTACAG GAAATGGGGGTTTGAGAAGCTGGTGTACAAGGACTCAAAGAAGGGAATAAGAAGGGACAGAAAATATGCAGTGCAACCTCGTAGCTTGTATGCAACAGGGGTTCACATGTCACAGAATCTAGCAGGGAAAACAACTCACAAAACAGAAGGGAAAATCATGTATTACCACTACCATGGAACCATAGCAGAGAAGAGAGAATCATGCAAGATGCTTGTGAATTCAACACAGCTCACATATGAGAAAACCCCCTATGTTTTGGACACTACCATGAGAGACATTGCTGGTGTCATCAAGAAATTTGAGCTCAAGATGATTGGATCTAGGCTACAGAAAAATCGCCAATGA